A section of the Vespa velutina chromosome 6, iVesVel2.1, whole genome shotgun sequence genome encodes:
- the LOC124950218 gene encoding 2-aminoethanethiol dioxygenase gives MSSAIQILWKQALKTFGSRKNAGYKLYQQNFDNLWSLINKITAEDVKVDKQILDFVKVQSAPMCVIVVFENKDMTIAIFMLKHGVTMPMHDHPRMHGFLKVISGTVEINSFTLKTNGDHINMNEEIKAFRHKPVILHKNSPACVLTPQDKNLHEISCIEGPAAFLDILSPPYGVDDSGKGPGPCTFFKTVNSKPCTDSGDIVEEVQLVVTEKPPGFYSHNLKYTGPPLM, from the exons ATGAGTTCCGCAATACAAATATTATGGAAACAAGCATTAAAAACATTTGGCAGTAGAAAAAATGCAGGTTATAAACTATATCAACAAAACTTCGATAATTTGTGGAGTCTAATCAATAAAATCACTGCAGAAGATGTGAAGGTAGACAAACAAATTCTTGATTTTGTAAAGGTACAATCTGCTCCGATGtgcgttattgttgtttttgaaaataaagatatgacTATTGCAATCTTTATGTTAAAACATGGTGTTACAATGCCTATGCATGATCATCCAAGAATGCATGGCTTTCTCAAG GTAATCAGTGGTACTGTTGAAATAAACAGTTTTACTTTAAAGACCAATGGTgatcatataaatatgaatgaagaaataaaagcatTTAGGCACAAACCTGTGATACTCCACAAGAATTCCCCTGCTTGTGTACTCACACCGCAGGATAAAAACTTGCATGAGATTTCATGCATAGAAGGACCAGCTGCATTTTTAGATATACTTAGTCCCCCTTATGGTGTAGATGATTCTGGAAAAGGTCCCGGACCATGTACTTTTTTCAAAACAGTTAATTCCAAACCTTGCACAGATTCAGGAGATATTGTTGAAGAAGTTCAATTGGTAGTTACAGAAAAACCACCAGGCTTTTATTCGCATAATCTCAAATATACAGGGCCACCTTTGATGTga
- the LOC124949867 gene encoding E3 ubiquitin-protein ligase MARCHF5 isoform X1: protein MSDNNLYTTYGIDSRGRIVHIDPGVSHTNIRRLPSIDETLRRLRTNLSSDRQTSVSNNEMSDIQPATLSTEETNFQTPVTNSSGPVLSIDVTDGASSPSHDSSIPTLTSEDDKRYCWVCFATDEDDATASWVKPCHCRGTTKWVHQGCIQRWVDEKQKGRAGAHVACPQCNTEYIIVYPNMGPLVVILDTIDGIIFRVCPFIAAGIVIGSIYWTAVTYGAVTVMQVVGHKDGLTMMEQADPLVLLVGLPTIPIMLVLGKMLRWEDQALSLLRRHACKVPILRHFLPSSYSDDDRTQSQDVPPMSDPVSATRVLCGALLLPTIASICGKIFFESVNSNFQRTLLGGVAFITIKGAFKIYHKQQQYVRQCQRRIMDYTDSNVALYKRKQSSESNQTS from the exons ATGTCAGATAATAACTTATATACTACCTATGGCATTGATAGCCGTGGCAGAATAGTACATATTGATCCTGGTGTTTCACATACTAACATAAGACGTCTTCCAAGTATAGATGAAACTTTGAGAAGACTGCGTACAAATCTAAGTTCAGATCGACAGACTAGTGTATCTAATAATG aaatgtcTGATATACAACCAGCTACATTATCAACTGAAGAAACTAATTTTCAAACTCCTGTAACCAATTCAAGTGGTCCTGTACTTTCCATTGATGTAACTGATGGGGCATCATCTCCTAGTCATGATTCTAGTATTCCAACTTTAACTTCAGAAGATGA TAAGAGATATTGTTGGGTTTGTTTTGCAACGGATGAAGATGATGCAACTGCATCTTGGGTAAAACCATGCCATTGCCGAGGTACAACAAAATGGGTTCATCAGGGATGTATACAGCGTTGGGttgatgaaaaacaaaaaggtcGTGCTGGTGCACATGTAGCTTGTCCGCAGTGTAATACAGAATACATTATCGTTTATCCAAACATGG GGCCATTGGTTGTAATACTTGATACTATTGATGGAATTATTTTTCGAGTATGTCCTTTTATTGCTGCGGGCATAGTAATTGGATCTATATATTGGACAGCTGTAACTTATGGAGCAGTAACAGTTATGCAAGTAGTTGGTCATAAAGATGGTTTAACTATGATGGAACAAGCTGATCCTTTGGTATTATTAGTTGGTCTACCAACTATTCCGATTATGTTAGTTTTGGGAAAAATGCTAAGATGGGAAGATCAAGCACTTAGTCTTCTTAGACGACATGCTTGCAAAGTTCCTATCCTAAGGCACTTTCTACCTAGTAG TTATTCTGATGATGATAGAACACAATCACAAGATGTTCCACCAATGAGTGACCCAGTATCTGCAACTCGCGTACTTTGTGGAGCACTTCTTTTACCAACTATTGCTAGCATATGTGGAAAGATATTCTTTGAAAGTGTAAACTCAAATTTTCAAAGGACATTGctt GGTGGTGTGGCATTTATAACTATAAAAGGTGcgtttaaaatttatcacaAACAGCAGCAATATGTGAGACAATGCCAGCGTCGTATAATGGATTACACAGACAGTAATGTAGCATTGtataaaagaaagcaaagtTCAGAAAGTAATCAAACTAGCTAA
- the LOC124949867 gene encoding E3 ubiquitin-protein ligase MARCHF5 isoform X2 has translation MSDNNLYTTYGIDSRGRIVHIDPGVSHTNIRRLPSIDETLRRLRTNLSSDRQTSVSNNEMSDIQPATLSTEETNFQTPVTNSSGPVLSIDVTDGASSPSHDSSIPTLTSEDDKRYCWVCFATDEDDATASWVKPCHCRGTTKWVHQGCIQRWVDEKQKGRAGAHVACPQCNTEYIIVYPNMGPLVVILDTIDGIIFRVCPFIAAGIVIGSIYWTAVTYGAVTVMQVVGHKDGLTMMEQADPLVLLVGLPTIPIMLVLGKMLRWEDQALSLLRRHACKVPILRHFLPSRTQSQDVPPMSDPVSATRVLCGALLLPTIASICGKIFFESVNSNFQRTLLGGVAFITIKGAFKIYHKQQQYVRQCQRRIMDYTDSNVALYKRKQSSESNQTS, from the exons ATGTCAGATAATAACTTATATACTACCTATGGCATTGATAGCCGTGGCAGAATAGTACATATTGATCCTGGTGTTTCACATACTAACATAAGACGTCTTCCAAGTATAGATGAAACTTTGAGAAGACTGCGTACAAATCTAAGTTCAGATCGACAGACTAGTGTATCTAATAATG aaatgtcTGATATACAACCAGCTACATTATCAACTGAAGAAACTAATTTTCAAACTCCTGTAACCAATTCAAGTGGTCCTGTACTTTCCATTGATGTAACTGATGGGGCATCATCTCCTAGTCATGATTCTAGTATTCCAACTTTAACTTCAGAAGATGA TAAGAGATATTGTTGGGTTTGTTTTGCAACGGATGAAGATGATGCAACTGCATCTTGGGTAAAACCATGCCATTGCCGAGGTACAACAAAATGGGTTCATCAGGGATGTATACAGCGTTGGGttgatgaaaaacaaaaaggtcGTGCTGGTGCACATGTAGCTTGTCCGCAGTGTAATACAGAATACATTATCGTTTATCCAAACATGG GGCCATTGGTTGTAATACTTGATACTATTGATGGAATTATTTTTCGAGTATGTCCTTTTATTGCTGCGGGCATAGTAATTGGATCTATATATTGGACAGCTGTAACTTATGGAGCAGTAACAGTTATGCAAGTAGTTGGTCATAAAGATGGTTTAACTATGATGGAACAAGCTGATCCTTTGGTATTATTAGTTGGTCTACCAACTATTCCGATTATGTTAGTTTTGGGAAAAATGCTAAGATGGGAAGATCAAGCACTTAGTCTTCTTAGACGACATGCTTGCAAAGTTCCTATCCTAAGGCACTTTCTACCTAGTAG AACACAATCACAAGATGTTCCACCAATGAGTGACCCAGTATCTGCAACTCGCGTACTTTGTGGAGCACTTCTTTTACCAACTATTGCTAGCATATGTGGAAAGATATTCTTTGAAAGTGTAAACTCAAATTTTCAAAGGACATTGctt GGTGGTGTGGCATTTATAACTATAAAAGGTGcgtttaaaatttatcacaAACAGCAGCAATATGTGAGACAATGCCAGCGTCGTATAATGGATTACACAGACAGTAATGTAGCATTGtataaaagaaagcaaagtTCAGAAAGTAATCAAACTAGCTAA
- the LOC124949867 gene encoding E3 ubiquitin-protein ligase MARCHF5 isoform X3 has protein sequence MSDIQPATLSTEETNFQTPVTNSSGPVLSIDVTDGASSPSHDSSIPTLTSEDDKRYCWVCFATDEDDATASWVKPCHCRGTTKWVHQGCIQRWVDEKQKGRAGAHVACPQCNTEYIIVYPNMGPLVVILDTIDGIIFRVCPFIAAGIVIGSIYWTAVTYGAVTVMQVVGHKDGLTMMEQADPLVLLVGLPTIPIMLVLGKMLRWEDQALSLLRRHACKVPILRHFLPSSYSDDDRTQSQDVPPMSDPVSATRVLCGALLLPTIASICGKIFFESVNSNFQRTLLGGVAFITIKGAFKIYHKQQQYVRQCQRRIMDYTDSNVALYKRKQSSESNQTS, from the exons atgtcTGATATACAACCAGCTACATTATCAACTGAAGAAACTAATTTTCAAACTCCTGTAACCAATTCAAGTGGTCCTGTACTTTCCATTGATGTAACTGATGGGGCATCATCTCCTAGTCATGATTCTAGTATTCCAACTTTAACTTCAGAAGATGA TAAGAGATATTGTTGGGTTTGTTTTGCAACGGATGAAGATGATGCAACTGCATCTTGGGTAAAACCATGCCATTGCCGAGGTACAACAAAATGGGTTCATCAGGGATGTATACAGCGTTGGGttgatgaaaaacaaaaaggtcGTGCTGGTGCACATGTAGCTTGTCCGCAGTGTAATACAGAATACATTATCGTTTATCCAAACATGG GGCCATTGGTTGTAATACTTGATACTATTGATGGAATTATTTTTCGAGTATGTCCTTTTATTGCTGCGGGCATAGTAATTGGATCTATATATTGGACAGCTGTAACTTATGGAGCAGTAACAGTTATGCAAGTAGTTGGTCATAAAGATGGTTTAACTATGATGGAACAAGCTGATCCTTTGGTATTATTAGTTGGTCTACCAACTATTCCGATTATGTTAGTTTTGGGAAAAATGCTAAGATGGGAAGATCAAGCACTTAGTCTTCTTAGACGACATGCTTGCAAAGTTCCTATCCTAAGGCACTTTCTACCTAGTAG TTATTCTGATGATGATAGAACACAATCACAAGATGTTCCACCAATGAGTGACCCAGTATCTGCAACTCGCGTACTTTGTGGAGCACTTCTTTTACCAACTATTGCTAGCATATGTGGAAAGATATTCTTTGAAAGTGTAAACTCAAATTTTCAAAGGACATTGctt GGTGGTGTGGCATTTATAACTATAAAAGGTGcgtttaaaatttatcacaAACAGCAGCAATATGTGAGACAATGCCAGCGTCGTATAATGGATTACACAGACAGTAATGTAGCATTGtataaaagaaagcaaagtTCAGAAAGTAATCAAACTAGCTAA
- the LOC124949813 gene encoding uncharacterized protein LOC124949813: MKRTNTFYEFKIIVKIFNAWVQWYYQFSRICNIMRKIQQIIENKMKQKIFLCWKSYIFHKKCMRRKLFLCLTKYHKKISINAFNKLQDYVLYKKRKQIQMLSLSTQAVTIIVKIQNMYIEKWKKKLNIHMQEKRRIFLATELYNNNIFKQYLFLWKKFSQQYKLKLLQKKKLDERASYFVLNKYIMIWKLKCEDKYKIYKKEKLIIFVIHKSIQKKYLMFWKKYIAKKIDKKRDIEYAKNINKKFLLQEGLREILRNSLFTMEFHYESRIKYTTLKLVGDFEILSKYFNRWLSIVYLKE; encoded by the coding sequence ATGAAAAGGACAAATACTTTTtacgaatttaaaattatagttaaaatatttaatgcttGGGTACAATGGTATTATCAATTCTCAAGAATATGCAatattatgagaaaaatacagcaaattatagaaaataaaatgaaacaaaaaatcttTCTATGTTGGAAATCatacatatttcataaaaaatgtatgagaAGAAAACTGTTTCTTTGTTTAactaaatatcataaaaagatttctattAATGCATTTAATAAATTGCAAGATTATGTtctatataagaaaagaaaacaaatacaaaTGTTAAGTTTAAGTACTCAAGCagttactattattgttaaaatacagaatatgtacatagaaaaatggaaaaagaaattaaatatacatatgcaagAAAAACGTAGAATATTCCTAGCTACTGaattgtacaataataatatttttaaacaatatctttttttgtgGAAAAAGTTTTCTCAGCAGTATAAGTTAAAattgttacaaaaaaagaaattagatgaACGTGCTTCTTACTTTGTCTTGAATAAGTATATTATGATATGGAAACTAAAATGTGaagataaatacaaaatttataaaaaggaaaagttaattatttttgtcataCATAAGAGTATACAGAAGAAGTACCTTATGTTTTGGAAAAAGTATATAgctaaaaaaatagataaaaaaagagatattgaatatgcaaaaaatataaataaaaagtttttattacaAGAAGGATTAAgagaaattttaagaaattctttatttactaTGGAGTTTCACTATGAAAgcagaataaaatatacaacatTAAAACTTGTAGGAGACTTTGAAATactaagtaaatattttaatagatgGCTATCAatagtttatttaaaagaa